The proteins below come from a single Indicator indicator isolate 239-I01 chromosome 12, UM_Iind_1.1, whole genome shotgun sequence genomic window:
- the ANKRD46 gene encoding ankyrin repeat domain-containing protein 46 — MSYVFVNDSSQTNVPLLQACIDGDFNYSKRLLESGFDPNIRDSRGRTGLHLAAARGNVDICQLLHKFGADLLATDYQGNTALHLCGHVDTIQFLVSNGLKIDICNHQGATPLVLAKRRGVNKDVIRLLESLEEQEVKGFNRGAHSKLETMQTAESESAMESHSLLNPNLQQGEGVLSSFRTTWQEFVEDLGFWRVLLLIIVIALLSLGIAYYVSGVLPFVENQPELVH, encoded by the exons ATGTCCTACGTGTTCGTCAACGACTCCTCGCAGACCAACGTGCCGCTGCTGCAGGCTTGCATCGATGGAGACTTCAACTACTCCAAACGGCTGCTGGAGAGCGGCTTTGACCCCAACATCCGAGACAGCCGGGGCCGGACCGGcctccacctggctgcagccaggggaaaTGTGGACATCTGTCAGCTCCTGCATAAATTCGGTGCTGACCTCCTAGCCACTGATTACCAAGGTAACACAGCCCTTCACCTGTGTGGCCATGTGGATACCATCCAGTTCCTCGTGTCTAATGGACTTAAAATTGATATCTG CAACCACCAAGGTGCAACACCGCTTGTTCTCGCAAAGCGGAGGGGTGTGAATAAAGATGTGATTAGACTGCTGGAGTCTTTAGAGGAGCAAGAGGTGAAAGGATTTAACAGAGGAGCTCACTCCAAGCTGGAAACCATGCAGACTGCTGAAAGTGAAAG TGCCATGGAAAGCCATTCCCTCCTTAATCCAAACCTGCAGCAAGGTGAGGGAGTTCTCTCCAGTTTCCGTACGACATGGCAAGAGTTTGTGGAAGACCTGGGCTTCtggagggtgctgctgctcatcaTTGTCATTGCCCTGCTGTCCCTTGGGATCGCCTACTATGTCAGTGGGGTGCTTCCCTTTGTAGAAAACCAGCCTGAGCTGGTGCACTGA